The Bradyrhizobium sp. B097 genome contains the following window.
ACACCCGGGGCGAGGGTCCCGCATATCGCTGCGCTCATGCGGGCTACATAGCTTCAGAAGAGTCTTTCGGTAGATGGATTGCCGGGTCAAGCCCGGCAATGACAGATCTACGGCTTCAGAACCGCGTCACGATATCCGACAGCGCCGGGCGCGGGCGGTCCTCGCTCGGCTTGGTCGGCGTGCCGATATGAATCAGCCCTGCGAGCTTCTCGTCCGGCTTCAGGCCGAGGCCGTCGAGCACGTCGCGGTCGAAGGCGAACCAGCCGGTCAGCCAGCAGGCGCCATAGCCGAGCGCGCTCGCGGCAGTGACGATGTTCATGGCGCTGGCGCCGGCCGACAATTCCTGCTCCCACGGCGGCACCTTCGGGTGCGGCCTGGTGAAGGAGACCACGCCGATCACCAGCGGCGCATCGGTCAGGCGCTTCTTCTCGACCTCGATGTCGGTGGCGGGTGCGCCGGGGTTCTTGCGGGCAAACACCTTCGCGATCACGTCGCCGGCGCGGGCGCGAGCCTCACCCTCGAACACGATGAAGCGCCAGGGCGCCAGCTTGCCGTGGTCGGGCACGCGCGCGCCGATGGTCAGGATGGTCTCGAGCTCGGCCGCGGACGGGCCCGGGCCGGTCATCTCGCGCGGTTTCATCGAGCGGCGTGTCTTCAGGAGTTCAATGGCATCGGGCACGGAAATGTCCTTCAAGTGGAGTCGTGCCCCCAAGATGGGGGCACGACCAGGCCGACGAAAGCCAGTTTAGACCGATTGTGAAGATCAGGCGACGGATCGCGCCCGTTTCACGTCCGGTGGCGTCGCTTCATCCACCAGCGCGGCGATCGCCTCATCGGTCGGCATCACGGTCTGCCGCTCGCTGCCGAGGCGGCGGACCGAGACCGAATGCGTCTCGGCTTCCTTCTTGCCGACGACGAGCAGGGCCGGGATCTTGGCCAGCGAGTGCTCGCGGACCTTGTAGTTGATCTTCTCGTTGCGGAGGTCGATCTCGACGCGGAGGCCGGCGCGGCGCGCCGCGGCCGCCACCACCTTGGCGTACTCGTCGCCCTCGGAGGTGATGGTCGTGACCACGAGCTGGGTCGGCGCCAGCCACAGCGGGAAGTTGCCGGCATAGTGCTCGATCAGGATGCCGATGAAGCGCTCCATCGAGCCGCAGATCGCACGGTGCACCATCACCGGCGCCTTCTTCGAGCCGTCGTGATCGATGTAGAACGCGCCGAACCGTTCCGGCAGGTTGAAGTCGACCTGGGTCGTGCCGCACTGCCAGTCGCGGCCGATGGCGTCGCGCAGCACGTATTCGAACTTCGGCCCGTAGAACGCGCCTTCGCCCGGGTTGATCTCGGTGCGGATCCGGTTGCTGCCGTTGGCCTTGATCTCCGACAGCACGGTCGCCATCACGCGCTCGGCGTGATCCCACATCTCGTCGGTGCCGACCCGCTTTTCGGGCCGCGTCGAGAGCTTGACCGTGAGCTCGCCGTCGAAGCCGAAATCGGCGTAGGTCGACAGGATCAGCTCGTTGATCTTGAGACACTCATCGGCGAGCTGCTGTTCGGTGCAGAACACATGGGCGTCGTCCTGGGTGAAGCCGCGCACCCGCATCAGGCCGTGCATCGCGCCCGACGGCTCGTAGCGATGCACGACGCCGAACTCGGCGAGCCGCAGCGGCAGGTCGCGGTAGCTCTTCAGCCCGTGCTTGAAGATCTGCACGTGGCCCGGGCAGTTCATCGGCTTCAGCGCGAACCAGCGCTTGTCCTCGGCCTCGTCGCCGGCGGACTGCGCTGCGAACATGTTCTCGCGGTACCAGTCCCAGTGGCCCGAGGTCTCCCACAGCGCCTTGTCGAGGATCTGCGGCGCATTGACCTCACTGTAATCGCCGAGCAGCCGGCGCCGCATATAGGCGATCAGCTGCTGGAAGATGGTCCAGCCCTTCGGGTGCCAGAACACCACGCCGGGGCCTTCCTCCTGGAAGTGGAACAGGTCGAGCTCGCGGCCGAGCTTGCGATGGTCGCGCTTCTCTGCTTCCTCGATCTGCTTGAGGTAAGCGTCGAGATCCTCCTGCTTGGCGAATGCGGTGCCGTAGATGCGGGTCAGCATCGGATTGTTGGAATCGCCGCGCCAATAGGCGCCGGCCACCTTCATCAGCTTGAAGGCGTTGCCGATCTTGCCGGTCGACGTCATGTGCGGGCCGCGGCAGAGATCGAACCAGTCGCCCTGGAAATAGATCTTGATCGGCTCGTTGCCGGGAATCGCGTCGACCAGCTCGACCTTGAAGGCCTCGCCCTTGTCGCGGAACACCTGCTTGGTCTTCTCGCGATCCCAGACTTCCTTGGTGAACGGCTTGTCGCGCGCGACGATCTCGCGCATCCGCTTCTCGATGGCGGCAAAATCTTCCGGGGTGAACGGCTCGTTGCGGAAGAAGTCGTAATAGAAGCCGTTCTCGATCACCGGGCCGATCGTGACCTGGGTGCCCGGCCACAGCGACTGCACGGCTTCGGCGAGCACGTGCGCGGCATCGTGCCGGATCAGCTCCAGCGCGCGCGGGTCTTCACGGTTGATCAACTCGATCCTGGCGTCGGCTTCAATCGGATCGTTGAGATCGGCGAGCGTGCCGTCGAGCGCCATCGCGACGGTGCGCTTGGCGAGCGAGGGCGAAATGCCTTTGGCGATGTCGAGGCCGGTGGTCCCTCTCGGGAAATCGCGCCTCGCTCCATCAGGGAAGGTGAGGGCGATCTTGTTCACGGGTTCTGCGGGTTTGAGGTTAGAGAGGCTGTACTGGAATCCGGACTCGGATTTGGGCGGCGTGTCGGACATTGAAGGCTCCTGTAGCTCACTCCTGCGAACGAGCGCAGGTAAGCGGAAAGCAGCGGTATAGCAGGGGATTTGACGCCTGCAATCCGGCAATATCAAGAAATTGGGCCTCCGGCCGCACCGATTCGAGAGAAGCCCGGCTGCACCTGGCAGCACCAAGCGTTGCGACGTTGCCGATCATCGTTTAACGTCGAATGTCCACTTTCCCGCCATCGTGCGATCCGCAAGGTTCATGTTTTCCCGTCTCCTGTTTTTCGTGGCGTTGCTTCTGCTCCCGGGCATCTTGCGGGCGGAAGAAGCACCGGTCGAGAAGGCCGGGTTTGCGAAGAAGCTGACCATCTACCTCGCCAAGGGACCGGCGAATGCCTGCGGCGCCGGTTGCGATCGCTGGATCGCGATCGAAGGCGAGATCGATCGGGAAGCCGCGCAGCGGATTCGCACCTTCCTTTTTCCCATCAAGGACAGGCAGCTCCCCATCTACCTCCATTCGCCGGGCGGAAATGTCGAGCAGTCCTACGCGATCGCGCGGTTTCTGCGCGCGCACAAGACGATTGCCCGCGTCGGCCGCACCACCGTGGGCGCATGTTCCGCGGGCACGCAGATCGACGCTGCCTGCCTGAAGGTCAAGGCTGCGAAGGGAGAGGTCGAGGCCGAACTCACCACGCGCAACGCGATGTGCGTGTCGGCCTGCGCCTATCTGTTCCTGGGCGCGACCGACCGTGAAGTCGCGCCCGACTCGGTGCTTGCGGTCCATAATTCCAAGCTGATGTTCGTGGTCCACGGGCATCCGCCGCCGCAGGTCGTCGCCGATTTCAGGCGGCGCGAGATGGTCAGTGCCGATCGCGATCGCAATCTGTTCCTCGCGGCGATGGGAATCAGCCATGAGCTCAGCGAGCTGATCCGGACCGTGAAGTTCGAGAACCTGCACGTGCTGACGCGGCCGGAACTCTATCGATTTGGAATCGATACGCGGCCGCTGCCGGAAACGCTGTGGATGGTGGAGAAGGAAACCCGGCCCTATGTCCGCAAGATCGCGCAGCAGAGAAAAGGCGACGGCAGCTCGTTCCGCATGATGGAGTGGCGGCTGTTCTGCGAGAACAA
Protein-coding sequences here:
- a CDS encoding ATP-dependent Clp protease proteolytic subunit yields the protein MFSRLLFFVALLLLPGILRAEEAPVEKAGFAKKLTIYLAKGPANACGAGCDRWIAIEGEIDREAAQRIRTFLFPIKDRQLPIYLHSPGGNVEQSYAIARFLRAHKTIARVGRTTVGACSAGTQIDAACLKVKAAKGEVEAELTTRNAMCVSACAYLFLGATDREVAPDSVLAVHNSKLMFVVHGHPPPQVVADFRRREMVSADRDRNLFLAAMGISHELSELIRTVKFENLHVLTRPELYRFGIDTRPLPETLWMVEKETRPYVRKIAQQRKGDGSSFRMMEWRLFCENKDRGRLMFVREFDEGAAGRSTAVMMAGATKAIAFGRLPARFGKYEVWSDPVGSDIVKAMLAVPHLQIGESTPSSDGKADPKGDPKSNLKSDIKPDFATFDIDTTGLEQGWAQLLASCPATSVGPKPASPLPAAVSPSVNAVPAASPSP
- the thrS gene encoding threonine--tRNA ligase; protein product: MSDTPPKSESGFQYSLSNLKPAEPVNKIALTFPDGARRDFPRGTTGLDIAKGISPSLAKRTVAMALDGTLADLNDPIEADARIELINREDPRALELIRHDAAHVLAEAVQSLWPGTQVTIGPVIENGFYYDFFRNEPFTPEDFAAIEKRMREIVARDKPFTKEVWDREKTKQVFRDKGEAFKVELVDAIPGNEPIKIYFQGDWFDLCRGPHMTSTGKIGNAFKLMKVAGAYWRGDSNNPMLTRIYGTAFAKQEDLDAYLKQIEEAEKRDHRKLGRELDLFHFQEEGPGVVFWHPKGWTIFQQLIAYMRRRLLGDYSEVNAPQILDKALWETSGHWDWYRENMFAAQSAGDEAEDKRWFALKPMNCPGHVQIFKHGLKSYRDLPLRLAEFGVVHRYEPSGAMHGLMRVRGFTQDDAHVFCTEQQLADECLKINELILSTYADFGFDGELTVKLSTRPEKRVGTDEMWDHAERVMATVLSEIKANGSNRIRTEINPGEGAFYGPKFEYVLRDAIGRDWQCGTTQVDFNLPERFGAFYIDHDGSKKAPVMVHRAICGSMERFIGILIEHYAGNFPLWLAPTQLVVTTITSEGDEYAKVVAAAARRAGLRVEIDLRNEKINYKVREHSLAKIPALLVVGKKEAETHSVSVRRLGSERQTVMPTDEAIAALVDEATPPDVKRARSVA
- a CDS encoding nitroreductase, with the translated sequence MPDAIELLKTRRSMKPREMTGPGPSAAELETILTIGARVPDHGKLAPWRFIVFEGEARARAGDVIAKVFARKNPGAPATDIEVEKKRLTDAPLVIGVVSFTRPHPKVPPWEQELSAGASAMNIVTAASALGYGACWLTGWFAFDRDVLDGLGLKPDEKLAGLIHIGTPTKPSEDRPRPALSDIVTRF